CATGATGCCTCCATCCCGAAAATGTGTGCTGCGTGACCGCCAAATGATTATAGTGTAGAGGATAGCAGTTAAAATCAACTCAGCATGATTCCTATATCGCTCAAGCTTTCAGGCTTTTTGTCTTACCGCGATGCGGTGGAAATTGATTTCACGCGCTTTAGTATTGCCGCCATTTCCGGCGCCAACGGCGCGGGCAAATCCAGCCTGCTGGATGGCCTTACCTATGCGCTGTTCGGTGAAGCGCGCAACCGCGGCGAAGCGCTGATCAATCTCAGCCCGGATGTGCAGGCCGCCGAGGTCGCCCTGACCTTTGAATACGAGAGCAACGTCTATCGCATCCAGCGCCTGCTGCCGCGCGATAAGACCACGCAGCTCGAATTCCAGATCCGCAACGCGGACGGCAATTGGAAGCCGCTCACTGAGCGCAGCGTGCGTGAGACTGAAAAGCGCATTCGCGAAACGCTGCGCCTCGATTATGAAACCTTCGTCAATGCTTCGTTCTTCTTGCAAGACAAGGCAGATGAGTTCACCCAGCAGCGCCCTACGGAACGCAAAAAGATCCTCGGTAATATCCTAGGGCTAGAAGTCTGGGAGCAGTACCGCCTGGTGGCTGCTGAGCGCCGCAAGCAGATCGAAGCGCACGTGGTGGAGTTACAAGGCCGCCTGCAGGAAGTGGCCAATGAGCTCGGCGAGGAAGCCGCCCGCAAAACGCACCTGCAAGACCTGGAAACCAGCCTGCAGGGGCTGGCTGAGCAGCGCGCCAAGCAAGAAGCCAGCGTGCAGCAAATGCGCATCCTGGCCGCCAATGTTGACACCCTGGCCAAGGCAGCAGCCAGCCAGCAGGCAAGCCTGCAGCGCGCCGAAACGCAGTTGGCCACCCTACGCCAGCGCCTGGAGCAGCGCAGTGGCGAGCACGCCCAAAATCAGGCGCTGCTGGCGCGTGCCGCCGAGATCGAGCAGGCCTTTGCGCAACTGGAAGCCCTGCGCAGTGAGCTGCGCAGTTGGGATGCGATTGCCGTCACTTTCAATGCCCAGGAAAAACAGCGTGCCACCCCGCTCACTACCATCGAAGCCGAGCGCGCCCGCTTGCAGACTGAACTGGCCGCGCTACAAGTGGAGCAGGCGCGCGTACAGAATGCCAGTGCCCAGCGCAGCGAATACGAGAAGCAGCTCAGCACGCTGACGGCCCAGATCAAAACACTCAACCTCAAAGTAGCCCAATTACCTGAGCTGGAAGCTGAATTGAAGCACGAGCAGGCCGCGCAAACCAAAGCCGCCTCAGAAAACAAATTGCTGGCTGACCAGATGCAGGAGCTGAAAAAACGGCTGGATCTGATCGAAACCGCCCGCGGAGCCTTCTGCCCGACCTGTGGCCAGGCGCTCACCGAAGAACACCGCACCCAGGCGGCTGCCTCGCTCAAAAAAGAAGGCAAACAAATGGGTGATCTGTGGCGCAAGAACCGCGTGGCGCTTGAAGCTCAGGAAAAGACTATTGAAAAGAAGCTAGCCAGCCTGAGCGCCGCCCGCGAAGCCGATCAGGAAGTGCGTGAAAAGACGCGCCTTGAAGACCAGGCGCGTCTGACCCTGGCCGAGCTGATGAAGCTGGAAGCCGAGTGGGACGCCCGCGGCGCGGCGCGCATACAAGAGCTGCAGCGCCTGCTGGCCGAAGACAGCTTTGCCCCGGAGGCGCGCGCCCAACTGGCCACCATCGACGCGGAGCTCAAAGCCACCGGCTATGATCCGGCCGCGCACGATGCCGTGCGCAAGGCTGAAGCCGAGGTGCGCATCGCCGAAACTGAGCTGCGCACCCTGGAGGCCGCGCGAGGGGCCACCAAACCGGTGGAGCGCGAAATCAGCGAGCTGCAAGCCCAGATCGCCGAGCAGGAGCAAGAGGTAACCCGCCAGCAGGAAAGCGCCGCCAGCGCCGAGGCGGCGGTGCAAGCCGGCCGCCAGGGGCTGCCCGATCTGCAGGCGGCCGAGCGCGAGATGTTGGCCCTGCAGGAGCAGGAAAACCGCATGCGTATGGAACTGGGCCAGGCGCAACAACGCGTGGCCGTGCTGGACACGCTGCGCAAACGGCAGGATGAGCTGGAAGCCGAGCGCGAGCTGCACAGCCAGCAAGCCAGCCGCTTTGACCAACTGGAGCGCTCGTTCGGCAAAGACGGTGTGCCAGCCATGCTGATCGAACAGGCCCTGCCGCAAATCGAAGCCAAGGCCAACGAGATCCTCGAACGCCTGAGCAATGGCGAGATGAGCATTTCGTTCATCACGCAGCAAGCCTACAAAGACCGCCGCCGCGAAGACAAGCGTGAAACGCTGGAGATCCAGATCCGCGACAGTGTGGGTATGCGCGAATATGAGATGTTCTCGGGTGGCGAGGCCTTCCGCATCAACTTCGCCATCCGCCTGGCGCTCTCCGAGGTGTTGGCACAGCGCGCCGGGGCACGCTTGCAAACCCTGGTGATCGACGAAGGCTTTGCCAGCCAGGACGAAGGCGGCCGCCAACGCCTGGTCGAGGTCATCAACCTGGTCAAAGAAGATTTTGCCAAGATCCTGGTCATCACCCATGTCGAATCGCTCAAAGATGCCTTCCCCTCACGCATCGAAGTGGAGAAGGGGCCGCGCGGTTCACAGGTGAAGATCATATAACTTCAGTCGCTTGGTTACTTAGTTCCCTGGTCCGCAATGATCAGCGGGCGACCAATTGACTAACCGACAAATCGACTTATTCTGTATACTCTTCAGGTTTATGAGGTGATCTAGTACATGCTGGACAAAATCGCGGGTATCGAAGCCCGCTACGACGAAATTGAAAAAGAGCTGAGCGAAGCGGCCAGCAATTACCAGCGCGTTGCCGAGCTTTCCAAAGAACGCTCGGATTTGCAGCCACTGGTGGATAAGGCGCGCGCCTACCGTGCCGCGCTGCAGCGCCAGGCGGAGGCCAAGGAGCTGGCCTACGGCAAAGATGCCGAGCTGGCCGAACTGGCCGAGTTGGAACTGGCCGAGCTGGACGAGCAGGTGCCCAAGTTGGAGCTGGAGCTCAAGAGCATGCTGCTGCCCAGCGATCCGCGCGACAAGCGCAACGTGATCGTTGAGATCCGCGCCGGTGCTGGCGGCGATGAAGCCGGCATCTTCGCGGCTGACTTGTATCGCATGTACACACGCTTCGCCGAACGCCAGGGGTGGAAGCAGGAGCTGCTTAGCACCAACCCCACGGGCGTGGGTGGCTACAAAGAAGTCACCTTCATGCTGAAGGGGAAGGGCGCCTTTTCACGCCTTAAATTCGAATCCGGGGTGCACCGCGTGCAACGCGTGCCCGCTACTGAAGCGCAGGGGCGCATCCATACCAGCACCGCCACGGTGGCCGTGCTGGCCGAGGTGGACGAAGTGGAGATCAAGATCCCGGAGACTGACATCAAGATGGATGTCTACCGCTCGCAGGGCGCCGGCGGCCAGAACGTACAAAAGAACTCGACCGCCGTGCGCATCACCCACCTGCCCACGGGCATCGTGGTGCAATGCCAAGACGAGCGCTCGCAACTGCAAAACCGCTTGCGCGCTCTGGCGATCCTGCGCGCCCGCCTCTACGAGATCGAAGAAGAGAAGCGCCGCTCCGAGCAGGAGGCCGCCCGCCGTTCGCAAGTGGGCACGGGCGAACGCTCCGAGAAGATCCGCACATACAACTACCCGCAATCACGCGTCAGCGATCATCGCGTCGGTTTTACCTCGCACAACCTGCCAGCCCTGATGGATGGTGACTTGGATGAGCTCTTTGATGAGCTGGCCACCCAAGACGAAGCCGACCGTCTGGCCGCGGCGGGAATGTAAGCGCCGGAGATCATCTACCGATGAACACCGATGCCTGCCTTGATCCGTGTTCATCCCGCATAGCTGTGGGCTCTTGAATGGCAATCAGCATCGCTGAAGCATTACACCAGTCCCTCACCGCCCTGGCCTCGGTCAGCGAGACCGCCCGGCTGGATGGCGAAGTGTGGCTGGCACGCGTGCTGGGCGCTGAGCGCAGTTGGCTGCTGGCCCACGGTGAACAGCCGCTCAGCGAGCGGCAAGCCAGTGATTGGGCCAGCGGCTTGCAGCGCCTGGCCGCCGGCGAACCTCTGCCCTATTTACTAGGCGAATGGGAATTTTACGGGCTGACCTTTCAGGTCAGCCCGGCGGTGTTAATTCCGCGCCCGGAGACCGAGCTATTGGTGGAAGAGGCGATTGGCTGGTTGCGTGGGCGTAAAGCCCAGGCCCAGCCCTATGCGCCGGCGCGCGCCGCCGATGTGGGCACCGGGTCGGGCATCATACCGATTGCCATCGCTGCCAACGTGGCGGATGTACATTTCCACGCCATCGACCTCTCCGCCGAAGCGCTGGCCGTAGCGCAAAGCAACGTGGCTCGCCACGGCCTGAGCCAGCGCATCCGCTTGCAGCGTGGCGATCTGCTGGCGGCGCTGCACACGCCGCTGGATCTGATCACCGCCAACTTGCCCTACATCCCCAGCCCACGCGTGCCCACGCTGGCGGTGGCTGCCTGGGAGCCGCAGATCGCGCTGGATGGCGGCGCGGATGGGCTGGTGCTGATCCGCACGCTCTTGCAGCAAGCGCAGCAATGCTTACAGCCCGGCGGGCTACTGCTGGAAGAAATTGACCCTGAGCTGGAAGACGCATCGCTGCACCTCGCTCGGCAAACCTGGCCCAGCGCTCAGGTAGACGTGCTGCCTGATCTGGCCGGGCGGCCGCGGCTGCTGCGCGTGGCGTTGGCAGGGGAGCTAGCATGAACACGATGCACATCGCCGCGGATGCCCGTGATGCCCAGGCGCAGGCGCTGGCCGTGCTGCAGCGCGGTGGCCTGGTGGCGCTGCCCACCGATACGGTGTATGGCGTGGCGGCGTTGATCAGCCAGCCCGAGGCCATCGAGCGCTTGTATGCGGTGAAAGGCCGCCAGCACACCAAAGCCATCGCCGTGTTGCTGGGCGCCGCCGAGCAACTGGATCGAGTGGCACAGCAGCCCAGCGCCGCGGCGCAGCGCTTGGCGGCGCGCTTCTGGCCGGGGGCACTGACCCTGGTGGTGCCGCGCCGCCCGGAGCTGCCCGCAAATCTTTCGCCCAGTGCTACAGTGGGCGTGCGCGTGCCCGCCCATGCGCTTACCCAGCAACTGCTGCTGGCCAGCGGGCCGCTGGCGGTCACCTCCGCCAACCGCTCTGGCGAGCCGGACGCGCTGGATGCCGCGGCCGTGCTGGCGCAGCTCGGCGGCGGGATCGAGCTGCTGCTGGATGGCGGCCGCACGCCGGGCGCAGTGCCCTCCACCGTGGTGGATACCACGCTGAGCCCGCCGCAGATCCTGCGGGCCGGGCCGATCAGTGCCGCGCAGATCCTGGCCGCCTTGCAGGCCGAGTGACACTTATCCGCACCTCATATTGATTTCATTTGGCGCTTATGCGCGCGCGGCATACTACCGGCATAGCGAGAATCTCCTCCTCACTTACCGAACCGCACCCGTACCGTGGGTGCGGTTTGGGTTTAAATCGGGTAAAAAGCACTCTAAAACATCTGTGCTACAATGCCGTGCGCATGTAGTCGAGAAGGAACCAACCCAAATGGCAGAAAATGTAATCCGTGTTGTGGGGGCCAAGGAGCACAATCTTAAAAACGTTAGCGTAGACATCCCGCGCGATAAGTTTGTGGTCATCACTGGGCTGTCTGGCTCTGGCAAATCCTCATTGGCGTTCGACACGATCTTTGCCGAGGGGCAACGCCGCTACGTCGAGTCGCTCTCGGCGTATGCGCGCCAGTTCCTCGGGCAGATGGACAAGCCTGATGTTGAGTACATCGAAGGGCTCTCGCCGGCGGTCTCGATCGACCAAAAGGGCAGCTCGCACAACCCGCGCTCTACCGTGGGCACGGTTACCGAGATCTACGATTATCTGCGCCTGCTGTTCGCCCGCGTGGGCACGCCGCATTGCCCACTGTGTGGGCGCGAAGTCACGCGCCAATCCGCTCAGGAAATTGTTGACGCCATCGAAAAGCTGCCCGAGGGCAGCCGCCTGCTGGTGCTGGCGCCGGTGGTGCGTGGCCGCAAGGGCACGCACGAGAACGTATTGGAAGAGATCGCCAAGGCAGGCTTTGTGCGCGCCCGCATCAACGGTGAGGTCTACCAGCTCGATACAGACAAAGTGAAGCTGGATCGCTACAAGATGCATACCATCGAAGCGGTGGTAGACCGTCTGGTGCTGCACAAAGATACCAGCAAGGAAGAGGCCGCGGCGGCCCGCACACGCATGACCGATTCAGTGGAAACGGCGCTGCGTTTTGGCGAGGGTACGCTGATCGTGCAGAACCTGGCCGCAGACGCCGGCGAAGACCTGATGTTCTCCGAGAGCCTGACCTGCCCCGAGCATGGCAGCGTTCTGCCGGAGATCGAGCCGCGCACTTTCTCCTTCAACACGCCGCACGGCGCCTGCCCGGAGTGCCAGGGGCTGGGCACCAAGTTGGAGATCGATCCCAACCTGTTGATCACCAACAAAGAGCTCTCCTTCGCCGAAGGTGCGGTGAGCGCCTCGGAATGGGGCGGCCCGCGTGAAGAGGGCGGCTACTACTGGTCGACCCTGGAGGGTGCGGCGCGCGCCTACAAGATCAATCTGAATACGCCAGTGGAGAAACTCTCGCAGAAGCAGATCGACCTGATCTTGTATGGCACCCAGGGGCGCGAAGTAACGGTGAAATACAAGCAGCGCAGCAGCGGGCGCGATTACACCTTCAGCACCAAATTCGAGGGCATCATCCCCAACCTGGAGCGCCGTTTCCGCGAAACCAACTCCGAGTACATGCGCCAGCGCATTATGGAATTCATGAGCGACCGGCCCTGCCCGGCCTGCCACGGCGCACGCCTGCGCCCGGAAGCGCTGGGGGTGACAGTACTGGGCGACAACATTCTGCAAGTGACCCAGCGCCCGGTGCTGGAAACACTGCAATGGGCGCGCAGCCTGGCCGCCAATACGCTTAACCAACGCCAAACCCTGATCGCCAAGCCGATCATCAAAGAGATCAACGAGCGCCTGGGCTTTATGGTGGATGTTGGCCTGGATTACCTGACGCTCGACCGTTCGGCCGGCACCCTCTCCGGCGGTGAAGCCCAGCGCATCCGCCTGGCGACGCAAATTGGCTCGCGGCTGATGGGCGTGCTGTATGTGCTGGATGAGCCTTCGATCGGGCTGCACGCCCGCGACAATGAGCGCCTGCTGCACACGCTGACCAATATGCGCGACATCGGCAACACGGTGCTGGTGGTGGAGCACGACGAAGAAACCATCCGCCGGGCAGATTGGGTGATCGACATGGGGCCGGGGGCCGGCGAGAACGGCGGGGAGGTGATCGCCGCCGGGCCGATCAAGGATATTCTCGCCAGCAAGCAATCGCTCACCGGCGCGTACCTCTCCGGGCGCAAGGCGATCGAAGTGCCGGGGCAGCGCCGCAAGGGCAACGGAAAATCTCTGGTGGTGCGCGGTGCCCGCGAGAACAACCTGAAGAACCTGGATGTGGCTTTTCCGCTGGGCACGCTGATTTGCATTACCGGC
The DNA window shown above is from Anaerolineales bacterium and carries:
- a CDS encoding SMC family ATPase, coding for MIPISLKLSGFLSYRDAVEIDFTRFSIAAISGANGAGKSSLLDGLTYALFGEARNRGEALINLSPDVQAAEVALTFEYESNVYRIQRLLPRDKTTQLEFQIRNADGNWKPLTERSVRETEKRIRETLRLDYETFVNASFFLQDKADEFTQQRPTERKKILGNILGLEVWEQYRLVAAERRKQIEAHVVELQGRLQEVANELGEEAARKTHLQDLETSLQGLAEQRAKQEASVQQMRILAANVDTLAKAAASQQASLQRAETQLATLRQRLEQRSGEHAQNQALLARAAEIEQAFAQLEALRSELRSWDAIAVTFNAQEKQRATPLTTIEAERARLQTELAALQVEQARVQNASAQRSEYEKQLSTLTAQIKTLNLKVAQLPELEAELKHEQAAQTKAASENKLLADQMQELKKRLDLIETARGAFCPTCGQALTEEHRTQAAASLKKEGKQMGDLWRKNRVALEAQEKTIEKKLASLSAAREADQEVREKTRLEDQARLTLAELMKLEAEWDARGAARIQELQRLLAEDSFAPEARAQLATIDAELKATGYDPAAHDAVRKAEAEVRIAETELRTLEAARGATKPVEREISELQAQIAEQEQEVTRQQESAASAEAAVQAGRQGLPDLQAAEREMLALQEQENRMRMELGQAQQRVAVLDTLRKRQDELEAERELHSQQASRFDQLERSFGKDGVPAMLIEQALPQIEAKANEILERLSNGEMSISFITQQAYKDRRREDKRETLEIQIRDSVGMREYEMFSGGEAFRINFAIRLALSEVLAQRAGARLQTLVIDEGFASQDEGGRQRLVEVINLVKEDFAKILVITHVESLKDAFPSRIEVEKGPRGSQVKII
- the uvrA gene encoding excinuclease ABC subunit UvrA; amino-acid sequence: MAENVIRVVGAKEHNLKNVSVDIPRDKFVVITGLSGSGKSSLAFDTIFAEGQRRYVESLSAYARQFLGQMDKPDVEYIEGLSPAVSIDQKGSSHNPRSTVGTVTEIYDYLRLLFARVGTPHCPLCGREVTRQSAQEIVDAIEKLPEGSRLLVLAPVVRGRKGTHENVLEEIAKAGFVRARINGEVYQLDTDKVKLDRYKMHTIEAVVDRLVLHKDTSKEEAAAARTRMTDSVETALRFGEGTLIVQNLAADAGEDLMFSESLTCPEHGSVLPEIEPRTFSFNTPHGACPECQGLGTKLEIDPNLLITNKELSFAEGAVSASEWGGPREEGGYYWSTLEGAARAYKINLNTPVEKLSQKQIDLILYGTQGREVTVKYKQRSSGRDYTFSTKFEGIIPNLERRFRETNSEYMRQRIMEFMSDRPCPACHGARLRPEALGVTVLGDNILQVTQRPVLETLQWARSLAANTLNQRQTLIAKPIIKEINERLGFMVDVGLDYLTLDRSAGTLSGGEAQRIRLATQIGSRLMGVLYVLDEPSIGLHARDNERLLHTLTNMRDIGNTVLVVEHDEETIRRADWVIDMGPGAGENGGEVIAAGPIKDILASKQSLTGAYLSGRKAIEVPGQRRKGNGKSLVVRGARENNLKNLDVAFPLGTLICITGVSGSGKSSLMNEIVYKALARELNGAHLMPGAHDKIEGIEHLDKIINIDQSPIGRTPRSNPGTYTGLFNLIRDLFAELPESKARGYKPGRFSFNVRGGRCEACEGQGEVRIEMQFLPDIYVPCEVCHGARFNSETLQVKFKDMSIADVLGLSIERAQEEFAAFPGMASKLQTLKDVGLGYIRVGQSAPTLSGGEAQRVKLAKELSKRSTGQTIYVLDEPSVGLHTADVHKLIEVLQRLVDSGNTVLIIEHNMDIIKVADHLIDLGPEGGLRGGELLAQGTPEQVAKIKSSYTGQFLKPYLTK
- the prmC gene encoding peptide chain release factor N(5)-glutamine methyltransferase, with translation MAISIAEALHQSLTALASVSETARLDGEVWLARVLGAERSWLLAHGEQPLSERQASDWASGLQRLAAGEPLPYLLGEWEFYGLTFQVSPAVLIPRPETELLVEEAIGWLRGRKAQAQPYAPARAADVGTGSGIIPIAIAANVADVHFHAIDLSAEALAVAQSNVARHGLSQRIRLQRGDLLAALHTPLDLITANLPYIPSPRVPTLAVAAWEPQIALDGGADGLVLIRTLLQQAQQCLQPGGLLLEEIDPELEDASLHLARQTWPSAQVDVLPDLAGRPRLLRVALAGELA
- the prfA gene encoding peptide chain release factor 1, translating into MLDKIAGIEARYDEIEKELSEAASNYQRVAELSKERSDLQPLVDKARAYRAALQRQAEAKELAYGKDAELAELAELELAELDEQVPKLELELKSMLLPSDPRDKRNVIVEIRAGAGGDEAGIFAADLYRMYTRFAERQGWKQELLSTNPTGVGGYKEVTFMLKGKGAFSRLKFESGVHRVQRVPATEAQGRIHTSTATVAVLAEVDEVEIKIPETDIKMDVYRSQGAGGQNVQKNSTAVRITHLPTGIVVQCQDERSQLQNRLRALAILRARLYEIEEEKRRSEQEAARRSQVGTGERSEKIRTYNYPQSRVSDHRVGFTSHNLPALMDGDLDELFDELATQDEADRLAAAGM
- a CDS encoding threonylcarbamoyl-AMP synthase → MNTMHIAADARDAQAQALAVLQRGGLVALPTDTVYGVAALISQPEAIERLYAVKGRQHTKAIAVLLGAAEQLDRVAQQPSAAAQRLAARFWPGALTLVVPRRPELPANLSPSATVGVRVPAHALTQQLLLASGPLAVTSANRSGEPDALDAAAVLAQLGGGIELLLDGGRTPGAVPSTVVDTTLSPPQILRAGPISAAQILAALQAE